A single window of Streptococcus cristatus ATCC 51100 DNA harbors:
- the addA gene encoding helicase-exonuclease AddAB subunit AddA, which translates to MRRIPFLNEQDILVKQAEEAASDKPQKRTPEQIQAIYSSGQNILVSASAGSGKTYVMVQRIIDQILRGVEVSQLFISTFTVKAAGELKERLEKELSLVLKETSDQELRQHLAQQLAEIANADIGTMDAFTQKVVNKYGYLLGLAPHFRILQSASEQLIMQNEVFDQLFDTYYESDQQELFSRLVKNFTGKRKDISGFRQQIYSIYSFLQSTSNPRKWLEETFLLGYETSDFGAERERILSGARQSLLDLEDFFQSHLAHEGQAFAGAKYQENVQAALDILTELTEQTKSEQLLDLIQRFLELAKASKHQAFTARVGKNADELKKELAQTYNEARKPLIERIKELDVRLYHLDFMEQHQAEALPLLDLLRDFVRDFSQAYLERKVAENAFEFGDISHFAIEILENYPEVRRFYQDKYHEVMVDEYQDTNHTQERMLELLARGNNRFMVGDIKQSIYRFRQADPQIFNDKFKLYQADPSQGKLIILKENFRSHIEVLEATNDVFKRLMDEEIGEIDYNETHYLVAGNPAKREPNPANQAEFLLYDGSADSEEEDSDQGLPSISAGEVALVIKEIIRLHNQEGVDFKDITLLTASRTRNDLILAEFDRHHIPIVPDDGETNYLQSVEVMVMLDTLRTINNPLNDYALTALLKSPMFDFDEDELARLALQASSTKSMENLYEKLRNALADQGLEPQLIHDELRKKLQHFQETLDDWRNYSKMHSLYDLIWKIYQDRFYYDMVGALPNGEQRQANLYALSLRANDYEKSSFKGLSRFISMIDRILKNEHDLASVPLAAPKNAVQLMTIHKSKGLEFKYVFLLNMDKAFNRQDSSSAIILSRKKGIGIKYIADVDVEAQDPHAPKQIRISMETLPYQQNAEELKLASLSEQMRLLYVAMTRAETKLYLVGKGKQAKLQERKWGSSQNGRLSSSLRSQLTNFQDWLYAIQSVFEKENLAYQTRFVTDQELTDEQIGLVEQADPIPVDDLTGNRQSEDIRRALDILENVDRLNSLYQAAIELPSVRTPSQIKKFYEPVMDSEGLDIMDAPRSYQTQLSFELPDFGKKKQVTGAQIGSAVHELMQRIPLDRPITKTSIRQALAQVQADAAVKKEIDLAKIEAFFAKELGQLIQHQANHLHREAPFAMLKQDPASGQDFVVRGILDGYLLFNDRIVLFDYKTDRYHEPTELVERYRAQLDLYAEALSRSYGLSQVDKYLILLGGAELQVVKVD; encoded by the coding sequence ATGAGACGGATTCCCTTTTTAAACGAGCAGGATATCCTAGTCAAGCAGGCTGAGGAAGCTGCCTCTGACAAGCCACAAAAGCGCACACCAGAGCAGATCCAGGCTATCTACTCCTCTGGTCAGAATATTCTTGTTTCGGCTTCGGCTGGCTCTGGTAAGACCTATGTTATGGTTCAGCGGATTATTGACCAGATTCTCAGAGGTGTGGAGGTCAGCCAACTCTTCATCTCCACTTTCACTGTCAAGGCAGCAGGTGAGCTTAAGGAGCGACTGGAGAAGGAGCTGAGTCTGGTACTCAAGGAGACTTCAGATCAGGAACTCCGCCAGCATCTGGCCCAGCAGTTAGCTGAGATTGCCAATGCGGATATTGGTACTATGGATGCTTTTACACAGAAAGTAGTCAATAAGTACGGCTATTTGTTGGGGTTGGCACCGCATTTTCGGATTTTACAGTCGGCCAGTGAGCAGCTCATTATGCAAAATGAAGTCTTTGACCAGCTTTTCGATACCTACTATGAGAGTGATCAGCAGGAATTATTTAGTCGCTTGGTCAAAAATTTCACTGGTAAGCGCAAGGACATTTCTGGTTTCCGCCAGCAGATTTATAGTATTTATAGTTTTCTCCAGTCTACTAGTAATCCGCGGAAATGGTTGGAAGAGACCTTTCTTCTAGGCTATGAAACCAGTGATTTTGGAGCAGAGAGGGAGCGAATCCTGTCTGGAGCTAGGCAGTCTTTGCTGGATTTGGAAGATTTTTTCCAGAGCCATTTGGCTCATGAAGGTCAGGCCTTTGCTGGGGCTAAATATCAGGAAAATGTTCAGGCAGCCTTAGATATCTTGACTGAGTTGACAGAGCAGACCAAATCTGAGCAGTTACTAGACCTGATTCAGCGCTTTTTAGAATTAGCCAAGGCCTCTAAACATCAGGCTTTTACTGCCCGAGTTGGTAAGAATGCAGACGAGCTCAAAAAAGAGCTGGCTCAGACCTATAATGAAGCCCGCAAGCCCTTGATAGAGCGAATTAAAGAGCTGGATGTCCGCCTCTATCATCTGGACTTTATGGAGCAGCATCAGGCAGAAGCTCTTCCCCTATTGGATTTGTTACGCGATTTTGTCCGAGATTTCTCACAAGCTTATTTGGAGCGCAAGGTAGCAGAAAATGCCTTTGAATTTGGTGATATCAGCCATTTTGCAATTGAGATTTTAGAAAATTATCCAGAAGTGCGGCGTTTTTATCAAGATAAGTACCATGAGGTCATGGTCGATGAGTACCAAGACACCAACCATACTCAGGAGCGAATGCTGGAATTGCTGGCTCGAGGGAATAATCGCTTCATGGTTGGCGACATTAAGCAGTCCATCTATCGATTTCGCCAGGCCGATCCGCAGATTTTTAATGATAAATTTAAACTCTATCAGGCCGATCCTAGTCAGGGCAAGCTGATCATCCTCAAGGAAAATTTCCGCAGTCACATCGAGGTGCTGGAAGCGACCAATGATGTCTTTAAACGACTCATGGACGAGGAAATCGGCGAGATTGATTACAATGAGACCCACTACTTGGTAGCGGGAAATCCAGCCAAACGGGAGCCAAATCCAGCCAATCAAGCGGAATTTCTCCTTTATGATGGTAGCGCCGATAGCGAAGAAGAGGATTCTGACCAAGGCCTACCTAGTATTTCAGCTGGTGAAGTAGCCTTGGTAATCAAGGAAATTATCCGCCTTCATAATCAGGAAGGGGTGGATTTCAAGGATATTACCTTGCTGACAGCTTCGCGAACTCGCAATGATCTGATTTTGGCAGAGTTTGACCGGCATCATATCCCGATTGTTCCTGATGATGGCGAGACCAACTACCTCCAGTCGGTAGAGGTTATGGTGATGCTGGATACCTTGCGGACCATTAACAATCCTCTCAATGACTATGCCCTGACCGCTCTCCTAAAGTCGCCAATGTTTGACTTTGATGAGGATGAATTGGCTCGGCTAGCCTTGCAAGCCTCCAGTACCAAGTCTATGGAAAATCTCTACGAAAAGCTGAGGAATGCTCTGGCTGATCAAGGTCTGGAACCTCAGCTCATCCATGATGAATTGCGCAAGAAACTGCAGCACTTCCAGGAAACGCTGGATGACTGGCGCAACTATTCCAAGATGCATTCTCTCTATGATTTAATCTGGAAGATTTATCAGGATCGTTTTTACTACGATATGGTGGGGGCTCTGCCCAACGGTGAGCAGCGTCAGGCCAATCTCTATGCCCTGTCCTTGAGGGCCAACGACTATGAAAAATCGAGTTTCAAGGGTCTGTCCCGCTTTATCAGCATGATTGACCGAATTTTGAAAAATGAGCACGATTTGGCCAGTGTCCCTCTGGCTGCTCCGAAAAATGCAGTCCAGCTAATGACCATCCATAAGAGTAAGGGGCTGGAGTTCAAATATGTCTTTCTACTCAATATGGACAAGGCCTTCAACCGTCAGGATAGCAGCTCTGCAATTATCCTCAGCAGAAAAAAAGGCATCGGAATCAAATATATAGCTGATGTGGATGTTGAGGCTCAGGATCCTCATGCACCCAAGCAGATCCGCATTTCCATGGAGACCCTACCTTATCAGCAGAATGCCGAAGAACTCAAGCTGGCAAGCCTGTCTGAGCAGATGCGTCTGCTCTATGTGGCCATGACGCGGGCTGAAACCAAGCTCTATCTGGTCGGCAAGGGCAAGCAAGCTAAGCTCCAAGAGCGCAAGTGGGGAAGCAGCCAAAATGGGCGCTTGTCTAGCAGTCTCCGAAGCCAGCTGACCAATTTTCAGGATTGGCTCTATGCTATTCAGTCAGTGTTTGAAAAGGAAAATCTGGCTTATCAAACCCGCTTTGTAACTGATCAGGAGCTGACAGACGAACAGATTGGCTTAGTAGAGCAGGCTGATCCTATTCCAGTAGATGATTTGACGGGCAACCGTCAGTCAGAGGATATACGCCGAGCTCTGGATATCTTGGAGAATGTAGATCGACTCAACAGCCTCTATCAAGCGGCTATTGAATTGCCTAGTGTCCGCACGCCCAGTCAAATCAAGAAGTTCTATGAACCAGTTATGGACTCAGAAGGGCTGGACATTATGGATGCGCCTCGAAGTTATCAGACTCAGCTGTCTTTTGAACTGCCTGATTTTGGCAAGAAGAAGCAAGTCACGGGAGCTCAAATCGGTTCTGCTGTCCATGAGCTCATGCAAAGGATTCCGCTGGATCGTCCTATTACAAAGACTAGCATTCGTCAAGCCTTGGCTCAGGTTCAGGCAGATGCGGCAGTCAAGAAAGAGATTGATTTGGCTAAGATTGAAGCCTTTTTCGCTAAAGAACTAGGTCAGCTAATCCAGCATCAGGCCAATCATCTCCATCGGGAAGCACCTTTTGCCATGCTCAAGCAGGATCCGGCTAGCGGTCAAGACTTTGTCGTTCGGGGAATCTTAGACGGCTACCTGCTCTTTAATGATCGCATTGTCCTCTTTGACTATAAGACTGACCGCTATCATGAGCCGACAGAGTTAGTAGAGCGCTACCGAGCTCAATTAGATCTCTATGCAGAGGCGCTCAGTCGTTCCTATGGTCTTAGCCAAGTAGACAAATATTTGATTCTACTAGGAGGAGCTGAGCTGCAGGTGGTCAAGGTGGACTAG